The genomic window cgagaggatcacttgagcccaggtattcaaggcagcagtgagctgtgattgtgctactgcactccagcctgagatacaaagtgagaccccatctcttaaacaaacaaacaaacaaaaagcaaaaaaatttacgtggttttaaagtaaaaattgtaaaataagcCACATTCAAAGAAGTATAGTTTCCATCCCTGTACTCTCAACCTGGTTACCTTCCTCCCCttgtaaaatcatttttcttctgtctaTGTATGTTTGCACTCACcccttttcttagaaaaatgcTAACATACTCTGAGCACTGTTTTGCACTTTGCTTTTGTCACTTCATGGCATCCTCGAGATCACTCCATGGCTGTACATAGAgctctttctcattcctttttccaACTGTATATGCTGCCTTGTGCCGCTCCacattatttacttctttttgatCAGAACTGAAGTCTCCAGCTAGGTACATTCTTTCCAGACCTCACGAGGGATAAGTTgggagggtgagagagggagccaaactttttttatttaaaaaaaaaaaaaaaagcttgtaaGCCACACTTGAATTTAAGTCTGTGAGGGGCAGGGTTTGATTACTTGTTCATCCCCAGTGGAGAATCTTCTCAGTGCTAAAGTTGGGGAATACTGGATAGATTTTTAATAGAAGAGGAAATTTCCTCACACCTGTTTATAGCCTGCAGCTTCTTGGATAGTGGTAGGGCAGTTGCGGGCATCTATGGCTGCTGTTAAGAACAGCCATAGCATACTCTGGAGGCAAACTACTTGTTCTTGGTGGCACTTCCAAGGGATTGCTTCcaccttcttccctcttttttttttttttttttttttttttttttttgagacagagtctccctctgtcgcccaggctggagtgcagtggcatgatctcagctcactgcaacctctaattcctgggttcaagcttttctcctttctcagcctcctgagtaactgggattacaggcacatgccaccatgcctggctaattgtgtgtgtgtgtgtgtgtgtgtgtgtgtgtatttttagtagagacggggtttcaccatgttggccaagctggtctcaatctcctgacctcaaataatctgcccgccttggcctcccatagtgctgggattacaggcttgagccactgcacccagctcctttccttttattttactgtcttttaGCCTAGATGCATCACTCAGAAATAGAAGGTCTCTCCTCCTTCATCTTGCCCCCTGCAGCCCCACCACTGTGTTCCGATGGGAGTGTTTCCCCTGGACGTCCACATACTCAGATCTCTGCTGTCCTCATCATGCCCAGTGAGCGCTTCTCACTGAGGGTGTACACCCAGGAGCAAGTCACATTCCTTTGCCTTTGGGCCACAGACCCTGCTGTTTTTAAATGAAGGGTTTGACTGGACGTGTGTGGTCAAAGTgctggttgtaatcccagcactctgggaggctgaggcaggaggatcatttgagaccagcctgggcaatatacagagaccccatctctacaaaaaaaattaagaaaaaaataaataaaatgaggggGTAGGCCTAGGTGatttctcagtttccttctaGCTCTGACTCTAGAATTTCTCCTACCCCATTCAGATAGTTTATGTCTGCATCTATACTTGAATCTACACCAacaggtgtgcatgtgtgagcaggGAGCGGGGAAGTGGATGTAGATATTTTGTCTATTTAAGTGTATCAACAGTTGGAAAGAATGTGAGGAGAGAAAGGGAGCCAGCAAGCCAGAACTACCACCACATGAGCTTGAACTCTAGGACCTGAGGGTAGGTCCCAGCGTCTGTCTGTTCCCCGCCATCAACTCAGGGCCAATCCTAGGATCCCAGCCTCTAAGCCGGGAGGCCTTCAGCTAGGCAGCACAGGATGGTGTTTCCCAATCTAGCTTGGTTTCTCTTGTTGAATGGAAACTACAGGCCATTTTGACTTCCTTTTGGAGGATTGTCTGAGTGTGGtttattgaagaaaaacaagCTTCTTGTGGAGGTGGCATCAGATCTATTACTCTCCCTTTGCACATGACACTTGATGTGCTTATTCTCCCCCTTTGCAGCTGAAAGAATGTATCCGAGCACTGGATCAGGAACACACCCATACTCCCTTCAGGCAAAGCAAACTAACTCAGGTAAAGTGAAATGTGAGCCTTGAGTTTGTtctgattcattcatttcttccttatttcatatatttgttcattcagtTGAGCATCCACTGTCAGTAAGACATGATGCTGGGCATAgtgggaaaaagagaaggagaggagtCACATTCCTTCCAGGAACTCTGTCTACAAATTGAGTATCATTAATCCAAggatctgaaatctgaaatgcttcaaaaatcaaaactttttgttgttgttgttgttgttgtttttgagacaggatcttgctctgtcacccaggctggaatgcagtggtgtgatcttggctcactgtggtctctgcctcccaggctcaagcagtcctcccacctcagcctcccgggtagctgggactacaggtgcatgcaatcatgcctggcttttttttttttttttttttttttggtagagacagggtttcaccatgttgcctaggctggcctcgaactcctgagctcaaacgatccgcctgcctcagccttccaaagtgctgggattacaggtgtaagccactatgcctggccaaaattaaaaactttttgagtgtcatgatgctcaaaggatttcagatttttgggtTAGGGATGTTCAACCagaagtataatgcaaatattccaaaatctgaaaaaaaaaaaaaatctgaaatccaaagcACTTTTCTtcccaagcatttcagagaaGGGATACTCAGCCTGTTATAGGACTTTAGGAAGGGGCAGACTCAGGCAGAAAAGTCTGCAGTATGGGCGGCAGGGGTTCCTTGGGGACAGCAGCGCTGTTCTGGTCACCACCTTTCTGTTTATTTCCAGTGTATGGTAACtctgggcagggcacagtggctcatgtctgtaatcccagcactttgggaagccaaggcaagaggattgcttgagctgaggagttccaaaccagcccgAACAACcttgctacaaaaaaatttaaaaattagccgggtgtggtggctcgtgcctgtggtcccagctgcttgggaggctgaggcaggaggattactcgagcccagaaggttgaggctgcagtgaattgtgatcatgccactgcactccagcctgggtccaAAAGAGACCTcatcttagaaaagaaaatgttgaattaGTGGAGTCTCTAAGCCTTTGCATTGAATAGGGTGGTGTAGCCGTACTTGATACTTTCTTGGCTCTAAGACTTAGACCAATGTTTTGGCACAAAAAAATAATGGCTTCAGGCAGTTAAAATGAATGAGTTAGATTTTCTACATGTACTGATAGGAAAGATGACCAAGATCTTTTGTGATGTGAAAAAAGCAAGCTGTAGAACAAGGTAATAATGTGATTGCCTATGTGATTTCTACTATTACATAGCCACACAGGAAAAAACGTTTAAAAAGATGCAGAAGAAACAGCATTGGATCTATTTGGAAGTAACAATGGGAAAAAAGGTGAAACTGcaacttttcatttaaaagatcATGTGCCGTATgaccactttttgtttttatcatttttaaaatgtgtgacaAGGAGAAAAACActacacaaaaaaattacataaatgttaACTATGATTATTCTTAGTGGAACaaatagggtttttgttttgttttgtttttctgtcatgAAAATGTGCCTCTTTATTAACAGAAAACTCCAGTAGATGTTAAATCAGTATTCATGATGTCTGTGGAAGAGTGGCATGGGAGGGTGTACCTAGGTATAAACAGCTGTGAAGACAGTTGTGGGTGTCCTGGGTTCTTTTTCACCTTGTGTCCTGTGCACAGTGGAGAACAGACAAGGTAGAGGGATATCTAGGAGAAGATCTTTTTGTATGCTGCAGGATGAAGCCAGCCCCGCACATGGGCAGAGTTTTATTCTGTGCAGCTAGAGTAGTGGCTCCACAGGACCTGGGCAGAACCTGTAAGAATATAGTTCCTTACCCATCACAGTTGGTGATCTGTGGGTTAGGTCTTCTCAAACATGATTTTAACCAGGGACCCAGGAACCTGCTTTTAGGTGGTTAGTCCTGATTCTGACATTGGCTCTGTTAttttttacttacttacttacttatttatttatgagagggagtctcgctctgtcacccaggccagagtgcagtggtgtgatcttggctcactgcaacctccacctcctgggttcaagcgattctcctgcctcaagcccctggtaactgggactacaggtgtgtgccaccatgcctcactaatttttgtatttttagtagagacgggatttcgccatgttagccaggctggtcttgaactcctgacctcagctgatctgcctgccttggcctccccaagtgctaggattataggcatgagccactgtacccagccagctCTGTTATTTTACATACAAGTGTATTTTACATACAATTCTACATACAAGtgtaaagaagaaagtaaaacataGCTTAAAGTCCCAGACCTCAGTGATAACCACACACTGCTATGTTAATGAACTTCCTTCTAGTCATCTCTCCGCCTGTGTAGCCTCATATGGATCCGCTTACGGAGTTATGGGATCATACACCTTTTTCCCTTGAAGATATAAGCTTTAGATATCTTTCTGTGTTCCTGAGTACAGGTATAatcatttttaatggttttattatATTCAGTGTATAATTATTTAGTTTGTTACCTGTTTATAGATACCTAGATTTTTACTAAatattactattataaataatgtaatgAATATCATACATACCTTTTTTGGTCAATTGAGCAATTATCTCCATAGGATAAAGTCCTAGAAGTGTGATTGCCAAACCAAGAGTATACATactttttcctggttttgttttttttttgttgttgttgttgttgttgttgttgttgttgttttggagataggttcttgctatgttgcccaggctagtcttgaactcctgggctcaagcgatccttctgcctcagccttctgagtaactgggactacaggtgagtgccaccgtgcctggcttctttttacattttcacatATTGCCAAACTGCCCTCTGGAAAGTTTGTCCAGTTCATGGTACATGCCAGCATAGAAGAGTACCCATTTCCCTGGACCCTCACCGGGGAAGAGCATCATTAGTCTCTTAATCTTATGACCTAAAAATACCGGGTTTTTAAATGGTTTGTTTGCATTTTTCGGATTGGTGATGTGATGAGtacctttttctgtgtttatttgccatttgtattgtttattttgtgAATTACCTTTTTGTGGGCAGAAGGGAACTGTGGCCCAGCATCCTGTACCTACTAAGTAGTCAGTATGCACTTTGTTAATTGACTTCACTCATTGACCTGCCTTCTGTTTTGGACAGGTCCTGAAGGACTCTTTCATCGGCAATGCCAAAACCTGCATGATCGCCAACATCTCACCAAGCCACGTGGCCACTGAACACACTCTGAATACCTTGCGCTATGCTGACCGGTAAGTCAGCTCCCAGATGGCAGGCTGTGTGTAAGTGTGCATGTGCGTGCCTGTGCAGCAGGCGTGTGTGTGCAAcacgtgcacgtgtgtgtgtgcaagtgcacGCACATGTCTctcccactcacacacacacagggatcTGACTTTGAGTGCCACAGCCTTGTTTTTGGCAATTAGTCATTTGAAGACTGTGACCTGGTAGGCCCTATCACTTTGCAAGCATGACAAGAGGAAGATGACACATTCCCTTGTTCAGGAGTTGACTCTGTCAGTGGCTTTTAAATGGCTAGTGGGAAGTGAAATATTAATGGGTGGAAGGCTCAGTGATGTTTTCTTCCTGCTGGCCTCAGCCCAAATTGTAAGAGATAGAAGACATATGACTTGTCAAGGCAGAATCACTTAGAGCTATGTATGTCCAGAAGGGCCCAACCCAGACATGTTAGAGGAtaaagtgaggcccagagaaggctAGGATCTTTCCAAAGGCTCACTAGGAGTTGGTGTCAGAGCCAGCAACTCTGCCTGCCTGGCCAGGCCTCTTTATGGGTGATTGTGGTATCTGCTGGGATTCCTTCCATCTCTCACCCTGTGGTCACATGTGCCTCTCCCAGTAGGTAAGACGTTTTTGATTGCCATGACTGGGAAgaagtgctactggcatctagtgagcaGAGGCCAAGGATGCTACTAAACGTCCTTCAAGAAATAATTATCTGgtacaaaatgtcaatagtgttaaggttgagaaaccctgggaATAGACAAGTCATTTTTCCCTTAATGGAATGAGCACAAGCCTGCGTATTTCTGGAGGTTTTGCTTCCTGAGGTACCAGCAGGTTTTTCCAGAGAAGCCTGAAAGGGGGTGGTTTGCAGAAAAAGAGGACTCTGCGGGATTGCAGGTAAGTGGTGGACACAGACTCCTGAGTTGGCCTCCCTCCAGGAAGCAGTGTGGGCCCTGCATGAACACAGTGCACTTCTGAGACTGGCATCTCTGGCCTGTCCCGTACATGGGGCTGTGGTGATTTCCAAAAGGCTTCTTCTGATCGTAGAATGTTGGGTGCATGCTTACATCCTCAGGGAAGACACTGTTCTTtctcgtttgtttgttttttaaagacagagtcttaccctgtcacccaggctggagtgcaatagtgtgatcatggctcactgcagcctcgaactccggggctcaagcaatactcctcgcctcagcctcccaagtagctgggactacagacacgcatcaccatgcctggctaatttttttatttttagtagagacgaggtcttgctatgttgcccaggttggtcttgaactcctgggctcaaacgatcctcctgcctcaaccccccaaagtgctaagattacagatgtgagccactacagcCAGCCAACACTGCTCTTTTTCATTCAGGTACAGAGGGGTATCTCATGCTGAAACAGAATGTTCCCTTTTCCTCTTATTCTATCCCAGGTAAAGAAGTAACTCCCAATCCTTGTAATACtcttctttggtttttgttttcccagAAAGCTATAGAAAAGGAATTGCAGAACGtgtgaaaatacacatttaacataaaatgattatttacagggtcaaagaactaaagaaaggCATTAAGTGTTACACTTCAGTTACCAGTCAAAATCGGACATCTGGAAACTCCTCTCCAAAACGAATTCAGAGCTCCCCTGGGGTTTTGTCAGGGGACAAATGTTCTCCcaaaaaagtcaagctgggacTTCAGCAGTCACTCACAGTGGCAGCCCCTGGCTCCACAAGAGGGAAGGTCCATCCTCTGACCAGCCACTCACCCAACATTCCTTTTGCTTCTGCACCTAAGGTCTCTGGTAAAAAGGGTGACTCCAGAGGGAGTCCTTCACAAGAGTGGGTCATTCATGCTAGCCCTGTGAAAGGACCCGTGCGCTCTGGACATTTGGTCAAAAAAAGGGCAGAAGAGTCAGCACCATTGTGCTCTGAGAAAAATCGAATGGGCAACAAAACTGCCCTTGGGTGGGGAAGCAGGGCCTCAGGCCCAGAAGGCCTAGTGCGTGGTAAGGTGTCCACCAAGTGCAAGAAAGTGCAGACCGTGCAGCCAGTACAGAAGCAGCTTTTGTCGCGAGTTGAGCTCTCCTTTGGCAATGCCCACCACAGAGCTGAGTACAGTCAAGACAACCAGAGGGGCACGCCTGCTAGGCCTGCCTCTGAAGCTTGGACAAATATCCCGACACagcagaaggagagggaggaacaTCTGCGTTTCTATCACCAGCAGTTCCAACAGCCACCTCTCCTCCAACAGAAGTTAAAATACCAACCACTGAAAAGGTCTTTATGCCAGTACAGGCCCCCAGGGGGTCAGCTCACGAATGAGACTCCCTCTCTGTTCCACTCTTACTCTGACAACCATGATGGAGCCCAAGTAGAGGACCTTGATGACAGTGATTTCAGTGAAGATTCTTTTTCACACGTCTCTAGTCAGAGGGCCACAAAGCAAAGGAACACTCTGGAAAATAGTGAAGATTCATTCTTCCTGCACCAGACATGGGGGCAGGGTCCTGAGAAGCAGGTGGCAGAAAGACGGCAGAGTCTGTTTTCTAGCCCCAGGACAGGTGACAAGAAAGATCTAACTAAAAGCTGGGTGGACTCCAGGGACCCCATAAACCACAGCAGAGCAGCACTCGATCACAGCTGCAGCCCAAGGAAGGGGCCCGTGGACTGGAGCAGAGACAACTCTACTTCCTCAGGGCCTTCTCCCAGAGACAGCCTGGCAGAGAAGCCTTACTGTTCGCAGGTAGATTTCATATATAGACAGGAAAGAGGTGGAGGCTCTTCCTTTGATCTCAGACAGgatgcctcccaaagtgaggtTTCTGGGCAGAATGAGGGCAACTTGCCATCCCCTGAGGAAGATAGTTTCACTTTCTCATTGTCCCACATTGCAGTTCCTGGATCCCCAGACCAAAGAGACACAGTTACCACACCTCTAAGAGAAGTAAGTGCAGACGGCCCAATCCAGGTGACCAACACTGTAAAAAACAGTCATCCTGTCCCAGGAGAGGACCCTAGGGGGCAGTTAGGCACGAACGCTGAATATGCTTCTGGACTCATGGCTCCCCTCACCGTGTCCCTCCTGGAGAACCCAGAAAATGAAGGGTCTCCTCCCTTGGAGCAGCAGGTCCAGGATGGGGCTATGCACAGTCTAGTGGCAGAGAGCACAGGAGGCCCAGTTGTGGGCCACACAGTGCCATCTGGTGATCGAGAGGCAGCCTTGCCAGTGTCTTCAGCAACTGAGCACCTGTGGCTCTCATCATCTCCCCCTGATAATAAGCCTGGTGGTGATCTTCCAGCTCTGTCCCCATCACCCATCCATCAGCACCCAGCTGACAAGCTGCCTGGCAGGGAGGCAGACCTGGGAGAGGCCTGCCAGAGCAGAGATACTGTACTTTTCTCCCACGAACATGTGGGTAGTGAGCAGTATGATGCTGATGCAGAGGAGACGGGGCTGGATGGCTCCTGGGGTTTCCCAGGAAAGTCCTTCTCCACCATACATATGGGGGTACCCCATTCTGGACCTGCGCTCACCCCACGAACAGGAAGTAGTGATATGACTGACCAGCTCTGGGCCCAGGAGAGAAAACATCCTACAAGGCTTGGTTGGCAGGAGTTTGGTTTGTCCACAGACCCGATCAAGTTGCCCTGCAATGGTGAGAATGTCACATGGCTCAAACCCAGGCCTATCTCAAGGTGCTTAGCAAGGCCAAGTTCTCCCTTGGTTCCCAGCTGCTCTCCCAATTCTGCAGGGACACTCCATCAGCACACCCTGGAGCAAGCACAGTAAGTTGGACACTTTCCCTAAGACTTGAGCCCTTTTTGCACTCACCCTCCACTCCAGCTTACTGTTTTGTCATGGACAAAGAGAAGCCATGCAGGGGTATGCAGGTGAGCCAGTCTGCTTCTAGCTCCAACACTCTGCTTTGGTCCCGGGCCCCTCCACAGGAAGTAGAAATGAGAGCAGACCAAGCAATAGGCTCCATCTTGTGCCAAGTATGCCAGTTGCAGTCACAGCCTTGAGAGCCTTTCTGCAGGGAAGCTGTGGGAAATGGGCAGCTCCTGTGGAAGAGCAGCAGCACCCGGCCCTGCCCCTCAGTACTGCTGAGGAGGCAGGGGACAGCTTGGGAAGCCCGTCTCCCTCCCTGTATCTCGTTGGTACTCCGTAATTCCTTACCTAATCCTGAGAAAGAGCAGGTGAGGGGGAGCTGGGTGTTAAGATGGCCTTGGTCAAAACCTTGACCATTTTCGGCAGAGGCAGCTCTCAGCTTAGAAATGAGATCAGCTCCAGAAAGCTACCCAGGAGAGGCTGGGAGGCCAGGAAGATCACGGTGTTCTCTCTGGTGTTCCCAGGCAGGTGGTCATCCGAGCACACCAGGAACAGCTGGATGAAATGGCTGAGCTTGGCTTCAAGGAGGAGACGCTGATGAGCCAGCTGGCTTCTAATGTAAGTAGCCCTGGCTGGACACTCACGGGCTGTTGGGAATTAGCCTGCAGCTAATTTGATGGTCATCCTTGTTTGCTGTGGCTGTGTCTGGGGAAAGGGTCTCCTGGCACACACTAACCGTGACTGAGGCCTCGCCCCTCCTCTTGCCACGCCTTTGAGACATCTTGAGTATAGGTACAGGTGGGAGATGGTGCAACACTTGCCTTTCCCAGGCTAAAATGTTTCTAGCTTCTATCCTTAGCTGCTCTGCCTTCCAAGTGGTTTGTCGGGGCCCCTCCCTGTGACTAACAGTGACCAGTCTGCTGCCTACCACATGTAGGTATTTCTACCAAATACCCTTCTGCCCTACAAAATACTCCTCTGCTTGGAAAGTGTGTCGAATGCAGAGCAGCGGGCCCTACCCTGTGCCATAGCAACTATCCTACATGTTCTCCTGCCTGAAGTGTGGCCTGGGTTCGGAAACTTTCCTGCCAGAGGAGGGACTAAAAAAGCAGATCTGGCAGAGCGCCAGCAAGAGCAAAAGCTGTATTCGTCCCTTGTTTCCTTCTCAGGATTTTGAAGATTTTGTGACCCAGTTGGATGAAATCATGTTTCTGAAATCCAAGTGCATCCAGAGTCTGAGGAGCCAGCTGCAGCTCTATCTTACCTGCCACGGGCCCGCCGCAGCCCCTGAGGGAACAGTGGCGTCTTAGAGCCAGACCCTGTGCCGAGACAGCGGGGGCCCTGCAGGAGCCTGTGCTGGGCTCTCAGGGGCTGGAGGAGCCTCTGCCAGGTCCTCCCTGCACACACCAGAACCCTACACGCTGGTCCTGCCTGTGCTAGCCTCACCCCAGCCCCACGTGGCCTCACAGGTCCCAGCTTCTCCCTCAGTTCCATGCACAGGAGCCCCTCCAAGGGTGGGCCAGGCTGAAGAACCTAATGCCTTTCCCTTGGGCCTAGAGAATGTGCTTAATTGACCCCCTTGCCTGTGGGAACATATTTGGGTCTAATAACCCTGAAGATGTTTCTAAGTTTGGGGATCAGAGGATGGGGTGGTCAGTGGTAGCCTAGAGGTCAGAGGTCATAAGACACAGAAGACAACATGCTGAGCCCAGAGGCTTCACCAGCTGAATTCTGTGCCTGACTTAGAAGACTAAACACTGGCCCAAACTCAAACATTGGTGCTGGGGGACAGGGGTGGGGTGAGCTCTGCCCCATCAGCCCTTGGAGATTGATTTGGGGATTTAGAGgcgtttttaaaaatgtagattggtCAAACCTTGACTTGATGTGTCACTAACAGCAGCAGATGTGGGACAGGCATTATACGTACagctcccttcccttcctgcaATCCAGTTTTGAGACAGAAGAGGGTGCCTGTGTCACACGTCAATTTTTCTCCTGACTTTTGTGGGGGTGAAAGGCCTCTGTACAATGCCCGATACTCTCATGCTTCCGTGGCACCTCCTGGCTCCTATCTGGGACACCTCACTCGCCAGCCCCGTCATGGAATAGTCCATCTCCTAGCCTGGTCCTCATCCAGTTCACCCTGCCCAGCCACCCTGCCTCTCAGGGGTCTGTGTTGGGAACCTTGGCACAGAGTGCTCTGTTCAACAGTCTGAGGCCTCTGAAACAGAATTCACACACAAGCATTCAGCCGAGTTCCGCCTGCTGTGTTATCTTTTTAGCAGGAAGTAGCTCAGGACAGGGAAGAAAAAGTAGCCTCCAGGTGCCAATTACTTTAAAGCCACTCTGGGTCAAATGGAGATTCATGAGTCACAATTTTGGCCCGAACACCCATTACTATGTgagcttttatttccttcagataAAGGATAACTTTTTACGGTTTTAAAAGGAGGGCTTAATTAAAAGGCCAAGAGAAGGGTTAAATGGCTCTCTTGAGACACTAGCAGCCTGGCCCAGCCACCTTGTCAGCCTCACAGTGCCTCACCTGACGGCCGGGGGGCATCCTTATTGGTGCTTCTGGCCCCAGGGCACTGCGGCCTCTCCTCACA from Macaca thibetana thibetana isolate TM-01 chromosome 15, ASM2454274v1, whole genome shotgun sequence includes these protein-coding regions:
- the KIF24 gene encoding kinesin-like protein KIF24 isoform X1, with the translated sequence MASWLYECLCEAELAQYYSHFTALGLQKIDELAKITMKDYSKLGVHDMNDRKRLFQLIKIIKIMQEEDKAVSIPERHLQTSSLRIKSQELRSGPRRQLNFDSPADNKDTNASNDGFEMCSLSDFSAYEQKSTYLKVLEHTLPDDSQYHTKTGIMNATAGDSYVQTEISTSLFSPNYFSPILGDCDIPIIQRISHVSGYNYGIPHSCIRQNTSEKQNPWTEMEKIRVCVRKRPLGMREVRRGEINIITVEDKETLLVHEKKEAVDLTQYILQHVFYFDEVFGEACTNRDVYMKTTHPLIQHIFNGGNATCFAYGQTGAGKTYTMIGTHENPGLYALAAKDIFRQLQVSQPRKHLFVWISFYEIYCGQLYDLLNRRKRLFAREDSKHMVQIVGLQELQVDSVELLLEVILKGSKERSTGATGVNADSSRSHAIIQIQIKDSAKRTFGRISFIDLAGSERAADARDSDRQTKMEGAEINQSLLALKECIRALDQEHTHTPFRQSKLTQVLKDSFIGNAKTCMIANISPSHVATEHTLNTLRYADRVKELKKGIKCYTSVTSQNRTSGNSSPKRIQSSPGVLSGDKCSPKKVKLGLQQSLTVAAPGSTRGKVHPLTSHSPNIPFASAPKVSGKKGDSRGSPSQEWVIHASPVKGPVRSGHLVKKRAEESAPLCSEKNRMGNKTALGWGSRASGPEGLVRGKVSTKCKKVQTVQPVQKQLLSRVELSFGNAHHRAEYSQDNQRGTPARPASEAWTNIPTQQKEREEHLRFYHQQFQQPPLLQQKLKYQPLKRSLCQYRPPGGQLTNETPSLFHSYSDNHDGAQVEDLDDSDFSEDSFSHVSSQRATKQRNTLENSEDSFFLHQTWGQGPEKQVAERRQSLFSSPRTGDKKDLTKSWVDSRDPINHSRAALDHSCSPRKGPVDWSRDNSTSSGPSPRDSLAEKPYCSQVDFIYRQERGGGSSFDLRQDASQSEVSGQNEGNLPSPEEDSFTFSLSHIAVPGSPDQRDTVTTPLREVSADGPIQVTNTVKNSHPVPGEDPRGQLGTNAEYASGLMAPLTVSLLENPENEGSPPLEQQVQDGAMHSLVAESTGGPVVGHTVPSGDREAALPVSSATEHLWLSSSPPDNKPGGDLPALSPSPIHQHPADKLPGREADLGEACQSRDTVLFSHEHVGSEQYDADAEETGLDGSWGFPGKSFSTIHMGVPHSGPALTPRTGSSDMTDQLWAQERKHPTRLGWQEFGLSTDPIKLPCNGENVTWLKPRPISRCLARPSSPLVPSCSPNSAGTLHQHTLEQAQQVVIRAHQEQLDEMAELGFKEETLMSQLASNDFEDFVTQLDEIMFLKSKCIQSLRSQLQLYLTCHGPAAAPEGTVAS
- the KIF24 gene encoding kinesin-like protein KIF24 isoform X2, whose amino-acid sequence is MASWLYECLCEAELAQYYSHFTALGLQKIDELAKITMKDYSKLGVHDMNDRKRLFQLIKIIKIMQEEDKAVSIPERHLQTSSLRIKSQELRSGPRRQLNFDSPADNKDTNASNDGFEMCSLSDFSAYEQKSTYLKVLEHTLPDDSQYHTKTGIMNATAGDSYVQTEISTSLFSPNYFSPILGDCDIPIIQRISHVSGYNYGIPHSCIRQNTSEKQNPWTEMEKIRVCVRKRPLGMREVRRGEINIITVEDKETLLVHEKKEAVDLTQYILQHVFYFDEVFGEACTNRDVYMKTTHPLIQHIFNGGNATCFAYGQTGAGKTYTMIGTHENPGLYALAAKDIFRQLQVSQPRKHLFVWISFYEIYCGQLYDLLNRRKRLFAREDSKHMVQIVGLQELQVDSVELLLEVILKGSKERSTGATGVNADSSRSHAIIQIQIKDSAKRTFGRISFIDLAGSERAADARDSDRQTKMEGAEINQSLLAVLKDSFIGNAKTCMIANISPSHVATEHTLNTLRYADRVKELKKGIKCYTSVTSQNRTSGNSSPKRIQSSPGVLSGDKCSPKKVKLGLQQSLTVAAPGSTRGKVHPLTSHSPNIPFASAPKVSGKKGDSRGSPSQEWVIHASPVKGPVRSGHLVKKRAEESAPLCSEKNRMGNKTALGWGSRASGPEGLVRGKVSTKCKKVQTVQPVQKQLLSRVELSFGNAHHRAEYSQDNQRGTPARPASEAWTNIPTQQKEREEHLRFYHQQFQQPPLLQQKLKYQPLKRSLCQYRPPGGQLTNETPSLFHSYSDNHDGAQVEDLDDSDFSEDSFSHVSSQRATKQRNTLENSEDSFFLHQTWGQGPEKQVAERRQSLFSSPRTGDKKDLTKSWVDSRDPINHSRAALDHSCSPRKGPVDWSRDNSTSSGPSPRDSLAEKPYCSQVDFIYRQERGGGSSFDLRQDASQSEVSGQNEGNLPSPEEDSFTFSLSHIAVPGSPDQRDTVTTPLREVSADGPIQVTNTVKNSHPVPGEDPRGQLGTNAEYASGLMAPLTVSLLENPENEGSPPLEQQVQDGAMHSLVAESTGGPVVGHTVPSGDREAALPVSSATEHLWLSSSPPDNKPGGDLPALSPSPIHQHPADKLPGREADLGEACQSRDTVLFSHEHVGSEQYDADAEETGLDGSWGFPGKSFSTIHMGVPHSGPALTPRTGSSDMTDQLWAQERKHPTRLGWQEFGLSTDPIKLPCNGENVTWLKPRPISRCLARPSSPLVPSCSPNSAGTLHQHTLEQAQQVVIRAHQEQLDEMAELGFKEETLMSQLASNDFEDFVTQLDEIMFLKSKCIQSLRSQLQLYLTCHGPAAAPEGTVAS